One genomic region from Phragmites australis chromosome 1, lpPhrAust1.1, whole genome shotgun sequence encodes:
- the LOC133915083 gene encoding serine/threonine-protein kinase AFC3-like isoform X2, with amino-acid sequence MESRPRKRTRQAYDGAAAPPPEREVRGGASPPWREDDRDGHFVFDLGENLTRRCTFGRVLECWDRETREYVAIKVVRSIRKYRDAAMIEIDVLNRLAENERYRSLCVQIQRWFDYHNHICIVFEKLGPSLYDFLKRNRYQPFPMELVREFGRQLLESVAYMHESRLIHTDLKPENILLVSSEYIKVPSSEKSSQDEMHFKCLPKSSAIKLIDFGSTAFDNQEHNSIVSTRHYRAPEIILGLGWSFTCDIWSIGCILVELCSGEALFQTHENLEHLAMMERVLGPLPEHMIRNASSSAQKYFRRGTRLNWPEGAVSRESIRAVRKLDRLKDLVLRNADHSRAALADLLYGLLRFEPSERLTAQEALDHPFFRNPT; translated from the exons ATGGAGTCGCGGCCGCGGAAGCGCACGCGCCAAGCGTATGacggcgccgccgcgccgccgccggagcggGAGGTG AGGGGCGGCGCGTCGCCGCCGTGGAGGGAGGACGACCGCGACGGCCACTTCGTCTTCGATCTCGGCGAGAATTTGACCCGCCGAT GTACTTTTGGGCGAGTTTTGGAATGCTGGGATCGTGAAACACGTGAATATGTTGCCATAAAAGTTGTTCGGAGCATCCGCAAGTACCGAGATGCTGCAATGATCGAGATAGATGTGCTTAACCGCCTTGCAGAAAATGAAAGATACAGATCACT CTGTGTCCAGATTCAAAGGTGGTTTGACTATCACAATCATATATGCATT GTTTTTGAGAAGCTTGGGCCAAGCTtgtatgattttctaaagagaAATAGATATCAACCTTTCCCTATGGAACTTGTGCGGGAGTTTGGACGGCAACTGTTGGAATCTGTAGCAT atatgCATGAGTCACGGCTTATCCACACTGATCTGAAGCCAGAAAACATACTTCTTGTGTCTTCTGAGTATATAAAAGTTCCAAGTTCGGAG AAGAGTTCGCAAGATGAGATGCATTTCAAGTGCTTGCCAAAGTCCAGTGCCATAAAGCTGATAGATTTTGGTAGTACCGCCTTTGATAATCAAGAACATAATTCGATTGTTTCTACGAGGCATTACAGGGCACCTGAAATAATCTTAG GCCTAGGCTGGAGTTTTACATGTGATATTTGGAGTATTGGCTGTATTCTCGTTGAGCTATGCTCA GGGGAAGCATTGTTCCAGACACATGAGAACCTGGAGCACCTAGCTATGATGGAGAGGGTTTTGGGACCACTACCAGAGCACATGATACGGAATGCCAG TTCGTCAGCTCAGAAATATTTTAGGAGAGGAACACGTTTAAATTGGCCTGAAGGTGCTGTTTCAAGAGAAAGCATCAGAGCAGTGAGAAAACTTGATCGACTAAAG GATTTGGTATTGAGGAATGCTGACCATTCAAGGGCAGCACTGGCGGACTTGCTATATGGCCTTTTAAGATTTGAGCCATCAGAGCGCCTTACTGCCCAAGAAGCTCTAGACCATCCATTCTTCAGAAATCCAACATGA
- the LOC133915083 gene encoding serine/threonine-protein kinase AFC3-like isoform X1, whose protein sequence is MESRPRKRTRQAYDGAAAPPPEREVRGGASPPWREDDRDGHFVFDLGENLTRRYKILSKMGEGTFGRVLECWDRETREYVAIKVVRSIRKYRDAAMIEIDVLNRLAENERYRSLCVQIQRWFDYHNHICIVFEKLGPSLYDFLKRNRYQPFPMELVREFGRQLLESVAYMHESRLIHTDLKPENILLVSSEYIKVPSSEKSSQDEMHFKCLPKSSAIKLIDFGSTAFDNQEHNSIVSTRHYRAPEIILGLGWSFTCDIWSIGCILVELCSGEALFQTHENLEHLAMMERVLGPLPEHMIRNASSSAQKYFRRGTRLNWPEGAVSRESIRAVRKLDRLKDLVLRNADHSRAALADLLYGLLRFEPSERLTAQEALDHPFFRNPT, encoded by the exons ATGGAGTCGCGGCCGCGGAAGCGCACGCGCCAAGCGTATGacggcgccgccgcgccgccgccggagcggGAGGTG AGGGGCGGCGCGTCGCCGCCGTGGAGGGAGGACGACCGCGACGGCCACTTCGTCTTCGATCTCGGCGAGAATTTGACCCGCCGAT ACAAAATCTTAAGCAAAATGGGAGAAG GTACTTTTGGGCGAGTTTTGGAATGCTGGGATCGTGAAACACGTGAATATGTTGCCATAAAAGTTGTTCGGAGCATCCGCAAGTACCGAGATGCTGCAATGATCGAGATAGATGTGCTTAACCGCCTTGCAGAAAATGAAAGATACAGATCACT CTGTGTCCAGATTCAAAGGTGGTTTGACTATCACAATCATATATGCATT GTTTTTGAGAAGCTTGGGCCAAGCTtgtatgattttctaaagagaAATAGATATCAACCTTTCCCTATGGAACTTGTGCGGGAGTTTGGACGGCAACTGTTGGAATCTGTAGCAT atatgCATGAGTCACGGCTTATCCACACTGATCTGAAGCCAGAAAACATACTTCTTGTGTCTTCTGAGTATATAAAAGTTCCAAGTTCGGAG AAGAGTTCGCAAGATGAGATGCATTTCAAGTGCTTGCCAAAGTCCAGTGCCATAAAGCTGATAGATTTTGGTAGTACCGCCTTTGATAATCAAGAACATAATTCGATTGTTTCTACGAGGCATTACAGGGCACCTGAAATAATCTTAG GCCTAGGCTGGAGTTTTACATGTGATATTTGGAGTATTGGCTGTATTCTCGTTGAGCTATGCTCA GGGGAAGCATTGTTCCAGACACATGAGAACCTGGAGCACCTAGCTATGATGGAGAGGGTTTTGGGACCACTACCAGAGCACATGATACGGAATGCCAG TTCGTCAGCTCAGAAATATTTTAGGAGAGGAACACGTTTAAATTGGCCTGAAGGTGCTGTTTCAAGAGAAAGCATCAGAGCAGTGAGAAAACTTGATCGACTAAAG GATTTGGTATTGAGGAATGCTGACCATTCAAGGGCAGCACTGGCGGACTTGCTATATGGCCTTTTAAGATTTGAGCCATCAGAGCGCCTTACTGCCCAAGAAGCTCTAGACCATCCATTCTTCAGAAATCCAACATGA